A genomic window from Litoreibacter janthinus includes:
- a CDS encoding iron-sulfur cluster assembly scaffold protein — MSENTDLIKLYSGQILALAADIPHTERLSAPQATIKRRSPLCGSTVTVDLCLDGDQISKFGQDVKACALGQAAASVVGGAIIGRTEDEVRTAQAQLKAMLKSDGPAPDAPFDGLKVLLPAKEFRNRHASIMLALDATVEALEQVRNASCA, encoded by the coding sequence ATGTCTGAGAATACCGACCTGATAAAGCTCTACTCGGGCCAAATTCTTGCGCTTGCTGCTGACATTCCACATACAGAGCGCCTCTCCGCGCCTCAGGCTACGATCAAGCGGCGCTCTCCGCTCTGCGGCTCGACCGTGACTGTGGATTTATGTCTGGATGGCGACCAAATTTCGAAGTTTGGTCAAGACGTGAAGGCCTGCGCCTTGGGTCAGGCTGCCGCTTCTGTGGTTGGGGGCGCCATCATCGGGCGCACCGAAGACGAGGTTCGCACAGCACAGGCGCAACTCAAGGCCATGCTCAAATCCGACGGCCCTGCCCCCGACGCTCCGTTCGACGGGTTGAAGGTTCTGCTACCAGCCAAAGAATTCCGCAACCGACATGCGTCGATTATGTTGGCGCTGGATGCGACCGTCGAGGCGCTGGAACAGGTCCGCAACGCAAGCTGCGCATAA
- the trmFO gene encoding methylenetetrahydrofolate--tRNA-(uracil(54)-C(5))-methyltransferase (FADH(2)-oxidizing) TrmFO, whose product MTDRILNIIGGGMAGSEAAWQAANMGVKVVIHEMRPKVETFAHRTGDLAEMVCSNSFRSDDSEQNAVGLLHWEMRQAGGIIMEMADKHALPAGGALAVDRDPFAQSVTAKLTAHPDISVSYEPIEALPESGDWIIATGPLTSPGLAEAIAAETGQDALAFFDAIAPIIYFDTINMEKAWFQSRYDKGETEEDRTAYLNCPMDKDTYEAFIDRLLEAEKTEFKPGETAGYFDGCLPIEVMAERGRETLRYGPMKPVGLTNPHQPTIKAHAIVQLRRDNALGTLFNIVGFQTKMKYGAQKEVLRMIPGLENAEFARLGGIHRNTFINSPTLLDGQMRLKSKPHLRFAGQITGVEGYVESAAMGLLAGRYAAAEILGRELSVPEPTTAMGALVTHITGGADAKTFQPMNVNFGLFPPVVDAKTGRKNRTTRYKMYTDRAKEAWTRWLENARLDAA is encoded by the coding sequence ATGACAGATCGTATCCTCAATATTATCGGCGGCGGAATGGCGGGCTCTGAAGCCGCTTGGCAGGCTGCCAACATGGGCGTCAAAGTGGTGATCCACGAGATGCGTCCCAAGGTCGAAACCTTCGCCCATCGCACCGGCGACCTGGCGGAAATGGTGTGTTCCAACTCCTTCCGTTCGGATGATAGCGAGCAAAACGCCGTTGGACTGTTGCACTGGGAAATGCGCCAAGCGGGCGGCATCATCATGGAAATGGCCGACAAACACGCCCTGCCCGCTGGCGGCGCTTTGGCCGTCGACCGCGATCCTTTTGCGCAATCCGTCACAGCCAAGCTAACCGCGCACCCTGATATCTCCGTTTCTTACGAGCCAATCGAAGCGCTGCCCGAAAGTGGCGACTGGATCATCGCCACAGGGCCACTGACTTCGCCCGGCTTGGCAGAAGCCATTGCTGCGGAAACCGGCCAAGACGCCTTGGCCTTTTTCGACGCCATCGCGCCGATTATCTACTTCGACACGATCAACATGGAAAAGGCGTGGTTCCAGTCCCGCTATGACAAGGGCGAAACCGAGGAAGACCGCACCGCTTACCTCAACTGCCCGATGGACAAAGACACATACGAGGCCTTTATCGACAGGCTTCTGGAAGCCGAGAAGACCGAATTCAAACCGGGTGAGACCGCAGGTTATTTCGACGGCTGTCTCCCGATCGAAGTCATGGCGGAACGCGGCCGCGAAACACTGCGATACGGCCCAATGAAGCCCGTAGGCCTCACCAACCCGCACCAGCCAACTATCAAGGCCCATGCCATCGTGCAACTTCGTCGCGACAACGCTCTTGGGACATTGTTCAATATTGTCGGATTCCAGACCAAGATGAAATACGGGGCGCAAAAGGAAGTTTTGCGTATGATACCGGGCCTTGAGAACGCAGAATTTGCGCGTCTGGGCGGCATCCACCGCAACACCTTCATTAACTCTCCCACTCTTCTGGATGGCCAGATGCGTTTGAAATCGAAGCCGCATCTACGTTTTGCGGGCCAGATCACGGGCGTTGAGGGCTATGTAGAATCCGCCGCAATGGGGCTGCTTGCCGGGCGTTACGCCGCTGCGGAAATACTTGGCCGCGAACTCAGCGTTCCCGAACCGACCACAGCCATGGGTGCGCTTGTGACACACATCACAGGCGGCGCGGATGCGAAAACCTTCCAGCCGATGAATGTCAATTTCGGGCTCTTCCCGCCCGTGGTTGACGCCAAGACTGGCCGCAAAAACCGCACCACGCGCTACAAAATGTATACCGATCGGGCCAAAGAAGCATGGACACGCTGGCTGGAGAACGCGCGACTGGACGCCGCGTAA
- the ctrA gene encoding response regulator transcription factor CtrA has protein sequence MRVLLVEDDPTTAKSISMMLTHANLNVYSTDLGEEGIDLAKLYDYDLILLDLNLPDMTGHEVLRQLRQARIETPILILSGADDTESKLKGFGFGADDYLTKPFHREELVARIHAIIRRSKGHSQSIIQTGSIAVNLDAKTVDVDGAPVHLTGKEYQMLELLSLRKGTTLTKEMFLNHLYGGMDEPELKIIDVFICKLRKKLALATGGESSIETVWGRGYVLRDPQPVSERNDSKRIAASA, from the coding sequence ATGCGAGTGCTACTCGTCGAAGACGATCCAACCACCGCCAAGTCCATCTCTATGATGCTGACCCATGCAAATCTGAACGTATACTCAACCGATCTGGGTGAGGAGGGCATCGATCTTGCGAAGCTCTACGATTACGATCTGATCCTTCTTGACCTGAATTTGCCCGATATGACGGGCCACGAGGTTCTACGGCAGCTACGGCAGGCGCGGATCGAGACGCCAATCCTAATTCTTTCCGGTGCGGATGACACGGAAAGCAAACTCAAGGGCTTTGGTTTCGGGGCGGATGATTACCTGACCAAGCCATTTCATCGCGAAGAACTTGTTGCGCGCATACATGCTATTATCCGCCGCTCCAAGGGGCATTCCCAGTCGATCATTCAAACGGGCTCGATCGCTGTAAACCTTGATGCCAAAACGGTCGATGTCGATGGCGCACCTGTTCATCTGACCGGCAAGGAATACCAGATGCTGGAGCTCCTCAGCCTACGGAAAGGCACGACCCTGACCAAGGAAATGTTCCTCAACCATCTGTATGGCGGCATGGACGAGCCAGAATTGAAGATCATTGACGTATTTATCTGCAAACTGCGGAAAAAGCTGGCTTTGGCAACAGGCGGCGAAAGCAGTATCGAAACCGTTTGGGGGCGGGGATACGTTCTGCGTGATCCGCAACCCGTTTCGGAGCGCAATGACAGCAAGCGGATCGCAGCCTCTGCCTGA
- a CDS encoding DUF1153 domain-containing protein — protein sequence MYLKREPGPRMVVLPDGSRMSRADLPDRATRRWVASRKARVVHAVEADLISAEEACGMYGLSDEELTSWREAVAEHGIKALRATSVQSYRQNDPESNR from the coding sequence ATGTATCTGAAACGCGAACCGGGGCCGCGCATGGTGGTTCTGCCAGACGGATCCAGAATGAGTCGTGCGGACCTGCCCGACCGCGCAACGCGGCGATGGGTCGCCAGCCGGAAAGCCCGCGTGGTCCATGCTGTTGAGGCGGATTTGATTTCGGCGGAAGAAGCGTGCGGGATGTACGGATTGTCGGATGAAGAGCTGACATCGTGGCGGGAGGCGGTCGCTGAGCATGGAATCAAGGCACTTCGGGCCACATCGGTTCAAAGCTATAGGCAGAATGATCCTGAAAGTAACAGGTAA
- the gluQRS gene encoding tRNA glutamyl-Q(34) synthetase GluQRS, producing the protein MTFRTRFAPSPTGPLHLGHAYSALLAYDMAMCEGGDFLLRIEDIDQGRARLAWEAQIYDDLKWLGICWPEPVMRQSDRLGQYRMAIETSALAGLIYPCGCSRADIKEALSAPQEGVAVYGPDGLVYPGTCRPEEGISVKRQWNEGDTLRLDMRAAVTHLGASKSRHGPFTFSFTETGEGPNGETGLIEFTPDALIETIGDVVLARRDMGTSYHLSVVLDDAAQKISHVVRGRDLFEATKIHVVLQQLLGLPTPTYHHHKLIRDEDGKRLAKRDDARAISKYREDGLTPQDIRAMVGL; encoded by the coding sequence GTGACATTTCGCACCCGTTTCGCGCCGTCCCCGACGGGGCCGCTCCATCTTGGCCACGCCTATTCAGCGCTTTTGGCGTATGACATGGCGATGTGTGAAGGCGGCGACTTTCTTTTACGCATTGAGGATATCGACCAAGGCCGCGCACGCCTTGCATGGGAAGCGCAGATATATGACGATTTAAAATGGCTCGGGATCTGCTGGCCAGAGCCCGTCATGCGCCAATCTGATCGATTAGGCCAATATAGGATGGCTATCGAAACATCTGCACTGGCGGGGCTGATTTATCCCTGCGGCTGTTCTCGGGCAGACATCAAGGAAGCTCTGTCCGCTCCACAAGAAGGGGTCGCGGTCTATGGGCCAGACGGCCTTGTTTATCCGGGCACTTGCCGCCCTGAAGAAGGGATTTCTGTAAAGCGGCAGTGGAACGAAGGCGACACTCTGCGGTTGGATATGCGGGCAGCCGTAACGCATCTCGGCGCCAGCAAGTCGCGTCACGGCCCGTTCACTTTCAGCTTCACCGAAACCGGAGAAGGCCCCAATGGCGAAACCGGCCTGATCGAGTTTACCCCCGACGCGTTGATCGAAACCATTGGCGACGTCGTTCTCGCCCGCCGCGATATGGGGACGTCCTATCACTTGTCTGTCGTCCTGGACGACGCGGCCCAGAAAATCAGCCATGTCGTACGCGGTCGGGATTTGTTCGAAGCCACAAAGATCCACGTCGTGTTGCAACAACTTTTAGGCCTTCCGACGCCGACCTATCACCACCACAAGCTGATCCGTGACGAAGATGGGAAACGGCTGGCCAAGCGCGACGATGCCCGCGCAATCTCAAAATACCGCGAGGATGGGCTTACTCCACAAGACATTCGCGCGATGGTCGGGCTTTAG
- the recG gene encoding ATP-dependent DNA helicase RecG, with the protein MAGRPEILFPLFSELTELEGVGPKTAKHFEQLGIEKPRDLLFTLPQSGIDRAVRKSVQDANLPDVVTVEVEIGMHVPPRSRGRPYHIHVRDDKLEFRLVFFHAHGDYLQKQLPTGQRRVVSGKVEMFDGQAQMVHPDYMLPVARASEIPEFEPIYPLTHGITQRVVHKAAQSALERVPELAEWVDPAQKAKAGWPDWHAAIRAAHTPKELSQITATDPARERLAYDELFAHQLTLALARSTVRAKPGVPSKATGVLQSRVLAALPYSPTGAQKRAIAEIAADMETPLRMNRLLQGDVGAGKTLVAFMALLAGVEAGGQGVMMAPTEILARQHHESLVPLAQDAGVVLELLTGRDKGAERAAKLAALASGEIQVLVGTHAVFQKDVAFHDLRLAVVDEQHRFGVNQRLELGAKGRAVDVLVMTATPIPRSLSLAQYGDMDISILDEKPPGRKPITTATVSTARIDEVVAKLRRAIAAGRQAYWVCPLVEESELTDKTAAEDRFKRLRAALGEGVVGLVHGQMPPAEKDAAMARFVAGETSVLVATTVIEVGVNVPNATIMVIERAETFGLAQLHQLRGRVGRGDAASTCLLLFQDPLSETAKRRLSIMRETEDGFRISEEDLAMRGAGDLIGTAQSGLPRFRIADIERQTALMAIAQSDARKLLSDDPKLETSRGRAARVLLWLMEQDKAIRLISIG; encoded by the coding sequence ATGGCAGGGCGTCCTGAAATACTGTTCCCCTTGTTCTCCGAGCTAACGGAACTGGAGGGCGTAGGCCCCAAAACGGCGAAGCATTTCGAGCAATTGGGGATCGAGAAGCCGCGCGATCTGTTGTTCACCCTGCCGCAATCAGGCATCGACCGCGCTGTTCGGAAATCGGTGCAGGACGCCAATCTGCCGGATGTCGTAACCGTCGAAGTTGAGATTGGTATGCACGTGCCGCCTCGATCAAGGGGGCGTCCTTATCATATCCATGTCCGCGACGATAAGCTGGAGTTCCGCTTGGTGTTCTTCCACGCACATGGGGACTACCTGCAAAAACAACTGCCGACCGGGCAGCGGCGCGTGGTGTCGGGCAAGGTTGAGATGTTCGACGGGCAGGCGCAGATGGTGCATCCCGACTACATGCTGCCGGTCGCGCGAGCGTCCGAAATCCCTGAGTTCGAACCGATCTATCCGCTCACCCATGGTATTACACAGCGGGTCGTCCATAAGGCTGCGCAGTCGGCCTTAGAGCGTGTGCCTGAGTTGGCCGAATGGGTAGATCCGGCGCAGAAGGCAAAAGCGGGCTGGCCTGACTGGCACGCGGCTATTCGGGCGGCCCATACGCCCAAAGAACTGTCCCAAATCACCGCTACGGACCCAGCTCGGGAGCGGCTGGCTTACGACGAGCTGTTCGCCCATCAGTTGACGTTGGCGCTCGCGCGCTCCACCGTGCGCGCCAAGCCGGGCGTGCCCAGCAAGGCTACTGGTGTCCTCCAATCTCGTGTTTTGGCGGCGCTGCCATATAGCCCAACTGGTGCGCAAAAGCGTGCGATCGCCGAGATCGCGGCGGATATGGAGACCCCGTTGCGGATGAACCGTTTGCTGCAAGGTGATGTGGGCGCGGGAAAAACATTGGTGGCATTCATGGCGCTGCTGGCCGGCGTTGAAGCAGGCGGGCAGGGCGTGATGATGGCGCCGACAGAAATTTTGGCGCGGCAACATCATGAAAGCCTTGTTCCGTTGGCGCAGGACGCAGGTGTTGTGCTTGAACTTCTGACTGGGCGCGACAAAGGGGCGGAGCGGGCAGCAAAACTAGCGGCCTTGGCGTCTGGGGAAATTCAGGTGTTGGTCGGCACTCATGCAGTGTTCCAGAAGGACGTCGCGTTCCACGACTTGCGCCTTGCGGTCGTGGATGAGCAGCACCGTTTTGGGGTGAACCAGCGGCTGGAGCTTGGCGCGAAAGGGCGGGCTGTGGATGTTCTGGTGATGACCGCAACGCCGATCCCGCGGTCCCTGTCTTTGGCGCAATACGGCGATATGGATATCTCTATTCTGGACGAAAAGCCGCCCGGGCGAAAACCGATCACGACAGCCACGGTATCTACTGCGCGCATAGACGAGGTGGTTGCCAAGCTGCGCAGGGCTATTGCCGCCGGTCGGCAGGCCTACTGGGTCTGCCCGCTGGTTGAGGAAAGCGAGCTGACCGACAAGACCGCGGCCGAAGATCGTTTCAAGCGACTGCGTGCCGCCTTGGGCGAAGGGGTCGTGGGACTTGTGCACGGACAAATGCCCCCCGCCGAAAAAGACGCAGCGATGGCGCGGTTTGTGGCGGGTGAGACGTCCGTTTTGGTTGCGACCACGGTGATCGAGGTTGGTGTGAACGTGCCAAATGCAACAATTATGGTGATTGAGCGGGCCGAGACCTTTGGATTAGCGCAGCTTCACCAATTGCGCGGACGGGTCGGGCGCGGGGATGCGGCGTCGACCTGCCTGCTCTTGTTCCAAGACCCGTTGTCCGAGACAGCCAAACGCCGATTGAGCATCATGCGAGAGACCGAAGACGGGTTCAGGATTTCGGAGGAGGATTTGGCGATGCGCGGGGCAGGTGATCTGATCGGCACCGCGCAAAGCGGTCTGCCCCGTTTTCGAATTGCGGATATCGAGCGTCAGACCGCGCTCATGGCAATTGCTCAAAGTGATGCGCGCAAGCTGCTCTCGGATGATCCAAAACTCGAAACCTCTAGGGGGCGTGCCGCGCGTGTTCTTTTGTGGCTGATGGAGCAGGATAAGGCAATTCGTTTGATTTCAATTGGTTAG
- the mnmA gene encoding tRNA 2-thiouridine(34) synthase MnmA, which produces MALDWTPGRLNSLGFAKPPSETRVVVAMSGGVDSSVVAAQLAEEGYDVVGVTLQLYDHGAALAKKGACCAGRDIHDARRVAEDMGFPHYVLDYENVFKDAVIDEFADSYLGGATPVPCIRCNERVKFKDLLETAKDLDADCMATGHYIQRKMGEHGAELHSAADANRDQSYFLFSTTPQQLDYLRFPLGHLASKAETRALASKYGLSVADKPDSQDICFVPNGDYASVIEKLRPGAGEPGDIVDMDGTVLARHNGLIHYTIGQRRGLGIGGLSTPLYVVKLDVDTKRVIVGPKEALATRKIPVREINWLGDAPFDSQEEWHVGVKVRSTRPPAAAIIRPLSATEAEVELLTPEEGVSPGQACVFYDDSTSRIFGGGWIWRGY; this is translated from the coding sequence ATGGCATTGGACTGGACACCCGGACGTCTGAACTCACTTGGTTTTGCCAAGCCCCCATCCGAGACACGTGTCGTTGTCGCGATGTCCGGAGGCGTGGACAGCTCCGTCGTGGCCGCTCAGCTGGCCGAAGAAGGCTACGACGTGGTCGGCGTGACTTTACAGCTTTATGACCATGGCGCGGCCTTGGCCAAAAAAGGGGCGTGCTGCGCCGGACGTGATATTCATGATGCCCGACGCGTGGCCGAAGATATGGGATTTCCGCATTACGTTCTGGATTATGAAAACGTGTTCAAGGACGCGGTGATCGACGAGTTTGCGGACAGCTACCTTGGAGGCGCGACCCCCGTCCCCTGCATCCGCTGCAACGAACGGGTGAAATTCAAGGATTTGCTGGAAACAGCTAAGGACTTGGATGCCGATTGCATGGCAACCGGCCACTACATCCAACGCAAAATGGGCGAGCACGGCGCGGAGCTTCATTCCGCCGCCGACGCCAACCGCGACCAAAGTTATTTCCTGTTCTCAACCACGCCGCAGCAACTGGACTACCTGCGCTTTCCACTCGGGCATCTGGCATCCAAGGCGGAAACGCGGGCCTTGGCGTCGAAATACGGCCTGTCCGTCGCGGATAAGCCCGACAGCCAAGACATCTGCTTTGTTCCGAATGGCGACTATGCGTCTGTCATCGAAAAGCTGCGTCCTGGCGCGGGTGAGCCGGGCGACATCGTCGATATGGATGGCACTGTTCTGGCGCGTCACAACGGGTTGATCCACTACACCATCGGGCAGCGACGGGGTTTGGGCATCGGTGGGCTGTCGACGCCGCTTTATGTCGTGAAACTCGATGTCGATACCAAAAGGGTCATCGTCGGGCCGAAAGAAGCGCTCGCCACCCGAAAAATTCCCGTGCGGGAGATCAACTGGCTGGGTGATGCGCCTTTCGACAGCCAAGAGGAGTGGCATGTCGGGGTGAAAGTACGCTCTACCCGCCCCCCTGCCGCGGCAATCATCCGCCCTCTCTCCGCCACGGAGGCAGAGGTGGAGCTTCTGACGCCCGAAGAAGGCGTTTCGCCCGGTCAGGCCTGCGTGTTTTACGACGACAGCACCAGCCGCATCTTTGGCGGCGGCTGGATTTGGCGCGGCTACTAG
- a CDS encoding class I SAM-dependent DNA methyltransferase: MAEKFLDKVYETSGAEATRELYDAWSSSYNEEISENGYQTPRRVAQALATISEDQTLPVLDYGCGTGLSGAELQSAGFSTLDGADPSTGMLAQARQTGHFRELIELDLSQPLPFKPNTYQAITAIGVISTGAGPASLMDDLIALLPSGGLFGFSLNDHALADPEYANGVQRLRQAGHALRIENYGAHLPGLGLKSTIYIFEKK; encoded by the coding sequence ATGGCTGAAAAATTCTTGGATAAAGTCTACGAAACCAGCGGCGCCGAGGCAACGCGCGAGCTGTATGACGCTTGGTCGTCCAGCTATAACGAAGAGATTTCCGAGAACGGCTACCAGACGCCGCGGCGGGTCGCTCAGGCCTTGGCAACGATCAGTGAGGATCAAACCCTTCCAGTTCTGGACTACGGTTGCGGGACAGGATTGTCCGGTGCCGAGTTGCAATCCGCAGGGTTTTCAACGCTTGATGGGGCCGACCCGTCAACCGGCATGTTGGCGCAAGCGCGTCAGACAGGCCATTTCCGCGAGCTTATTGAACTGGATTTATCCCAGCCCCTGCCTTTCAAACCCAACACTTACCAAGCCATCACTGCCATCGGCGTGATCTCCACCGGGGCCGGGCCAGCTTCACTGATGGATGATCTGATTGCTCTTCTCCCCTCAGGCGGCTTGTTTGGGTTCTCGCTGAATGACCACGCCCTTGCCGATCCTGAGTATGCGAATGGGGTCCAGCGTCTCAGGCAGGCGGGGCACGCTTTGCGGATCGAAAACTACGGCGCCCACTTGCCGGGCCTTGGGCTCAAGTCCACCATCTATATCTTCGAGAAAAAGTGA
- the ligA gene encoding NAD-dependent DNA ligase LigA translates to MSDVERIDPADLTEAQAVSELERLAAVLAQANLDYHGKDDPAISDAEYDALKRRNAAIEDVFPHLKRTDSPTEQVGGPLAEGFSKIRHEVRMLSLGNAFEDDDVFEFDARIRKYLGLSDTEPLSYTAEPKIDGLSLSLRYEDGQLVYAATRGDGEVGENVTANARMIEGIPQTLSNAPDVLEVRGEVYMSHADFAALNAKQDAAGAKSFANPRNAAAGSLRQLDPNVTQSRPLAFFAYAWGALSEPLAETQMGAIERLGAFGFQINPLTKLCAGPNALIDHYKDIESARPDLGYDIDGVVYKVDDLALQRRLGFRSTTPRWAIAHKFAAELAWTRLEAIEIQVGRTGALSPVARLSPVTVGGVVVSNATLHNEDYIKGLDSKGAEIRDGKDIREGDFVQVYRAGDVIPKVADVDLSQRPETAKPYKFPDRCPECGSAAIREEGDAVRRCTGGLICPAQAVEKLKHFVSRGAFDIDGLGAKQVEAFYNDDQLRVREPADIFTLKQRDEQALTKLKNRDGWGEISARNLFNAIDERRHIPLNRVIYALGLRHVGESASNLLARHYNTWADFDLAMKDAEPQEGPAWDDLLSIDGVGAVMAASLTQSFAQDAEYASIDRLVAELDIQDVARPSHDASPVAGQTVVFTGTLEKMTRAEAKARAEALGAKVSGSVSAKTDLLVAGPGAGSKATKAADLGVKVIDEDEWLALIGDA, encoded by the coding sequence GTGAGTGATGTCGAGCGGATCGATCCGGCGGACTTGACTGAAGCACAAGCAGTTTCTGAATTGGAACGCCTGGCGGCGGTGCTGGCACAAGCCAATCTGGACTATCACGGCAAGGATGACCCTGCGATTAGTGATGCAGAATACGACGCTCTAAAGCGGCGCAACGCGGCCATTGAAGATGTATTTCCACATCTCAAGCGCACTGATAGCCCGACCGAGCAAGTTGGCGGCCCGCTTGCTGAAGGGTTTTCGAAAATTCGCCACGAAGTCCGGATGTTGTCGCTGGGAAATGCGTTCGAAGACGATGACGTTTTCGAGTTCGACGCGCGCATCCGCAAATATCTTGGGCTGTCCGATACCGAGCCGCTGTCCTACACGGCGGAACCGAAGATCGACGGATTGTCGCTGTCGCTGCGCTATGAGGACGGCCAACTTGTCTATGCTGCAACGCGCGGTGACGGTGAGGTGGGCGAGAACGTGACAGCCAACGCCAGAATGATTGAGGGGATTCCGCAAACCCTATCAAATGCGCCAGATGTGCTGGAAGTGCGTGGCGAAGTTTATATGAGCCACGCCGACTTCGCGGCCCTGAACGCCAAGCAAGACGCAGCAGGTGCAAAGAGCTTTGCGAATCCGCGCAATGCAGCGGCAGGCTCTTTACGCCAGCTTGATCCAAACGTGACCCAATCCCGCCCTTTGGCTTTTTTCGCTTATGCTTGGGGGGCACTGTCGGAGCCATTGGCCGAAACGCAGATGGGCGCGATTGAGCGGCTCGGCGCATTCGGGTTTCAGATCAACCCGCTGACCAAGCTGTGCGCAGGGCCAAACGCGTTAATCGACCACTACAAGGACATTGAATCCGCGCGCCCTGATCTGGGCTACGACATCGACGGGGTGGTCTATAAGGTCGACGACCTTGCGCTTCAGCGCCGCTTGGGATTTCGGTCGACCACGCCGCGATGGGCCATCGCCCATAAATTTGCCGCCGAACTTGCTTGGACGCGGCTGGAGGCCATCGAGATTCAAGTCGGGCGGACCGGGGCGTTGTCGCCCGTTGCGCGCTTGTCTCCGGTCACTGTTGGCGGAGTCGTTGTCTCGAACGCGACGTTGCACAATGAAGATTACATCAAAGGCCTCGACAGTAAGGGCGCCGAAATTCGCGACGGGAAAGACATCCGGGAAGGTGATTTTGTTCAAGTCTATCGCGCGGGGGATGTGATCCCCAAAGTGGCTGATGTTGATCTGTCCCAACGCCCTGAGACGGCCAAGCCCTACAAGTTTCCAGATCGTTGTCCTGAATGCGGGTCCGCCGCGATCCGCGAGGAAGGGGACGCCGTGCGCCGCTGTACTGGCGGGCTGATTTGCCCTGCCCAAGCTGTTGAAAAGCTGAAGCATTTTGTCAGTCGCGGTGCGTTCGATATTGATGGTCTCGGGGCAAAGCAGGTCGAGGCGTTCTACAATGACGACCAGCTTCGAGTGCGCGAGCCAGCCGATATCTTTACACTAAAGCAGCGCGACGAGCAGGCACTCACCAAACTGAAAAACCGTGACGGATGGGGCGAGATCTCTGCGCGTAACCTGTTCAACGCGATTGACGAGCGGCGGCATATTCCGCTCAACCGCGTGATTTATGCACTTGGGCTTCGCCATGTCGGGGAAAGCGCGTCAAACTTGCTAGCACGCCACTATAACACTTGGGCCGATTTTGATCTGGCCATGAAGGATGCAGAGCCTCAAGAGGGGCCGGCGTGGGATGATCTGCTGTCGATTGACGGGGTCGGCGCAGTCATGGCGGCGTCACTGACGCAAAGTTTCGCTCAGGACGCGGAATACGCCTCGATTGATCGTCTTGTCGCCGAGTTGGATATTCAGGATGTCGCGCGACCGTCCCACGATGCGAGCCCCGTGGCGGGACAAACTGTGGTCTTCACAGGCACCTTGGAAAAGATGACTCGCGCGGAAGCCAAGGCGCGCGCGGAAGCCTTGGGGGCGAAAGTGTCTGGCAGCGTTTCGGCGAAGACCGATTTGTTAGTGGCAGGTCCTGGTGCCGGATCGAAAGCCACAAAAGCTGCCGATCTGGGGGTCAAAGTCATCGACGAAGATGAATGGCTCGCCCTGATCGGTGACGCCTGA
- the hisI gene encoding phosphoribosyl-AMP cyclohydrolase, translating to MTRFDSLSLTFNDQGLVPVIAQDHVSGEVLMLAWMNAEAVAQTLETKKVTYWSRSRQAFWVKGETSGHVQTLVDLRVDCDRDCLLAVVEQVGPACHTNRRSCFYTSVVDGAERELMKPES from the coding sequence ATGACCCGCTTTGATTCACTAAGCCTCACATTCAATGACCAAGGCTTGGTGCCTGTGATCGCGCAGGACCATGTAAGCGGCGAAGTATTGATGCTGGCCTGGATGAACGCTGAGGCTGTAGCACAGACTTTGGAAACCAAGAAAGTAACCTATTGGTCTCGGTCGCGTCAGGCGTTCTGGGTCAAGGGCGAGACCTCCGGTCATGTGCAAACCTTGGTAGACCTGCGTGTTGATTGTGATCGGGATTGCCTGCTGGCAGTCGTGGAGCAGGTCGGTCCAGCGTGTCACACCAACCGGCGCAGTTGCTTTTACACCTCGGTTGTAGACGGCGCAGAGCGCGAGTTGATGAAGCCGGAAAGCTAA